A window of the Butyricimonas faecalis genome harbors these coding sequences:
- a CDS encoding calcium/sodium antiporter, with amino-acid sequence MLIPVLLVAASLVVLYFGADFLVKGSASLAVRFGISPLVVGLTVVAFGTSAPELLVSVQSALEGNPGIAVGNVMGSNIFNVCAILGISAMIYPLRVNSRLIRLDAPVMLVATLLFVGIFRNGSFGRWAGILFFAGICAYTIYCVYKAKRGEAVEGDEEIKPTKSWMLDVVLVIAGLALLVWGSGLLVDNAVIIAKALGWSEAVIGLTIVAAGTSMPELATSVVAALKKRTDIAIGNVIGSNIFNLLAVLGLTATIAPVETNQINWTDMLVMLGTSLLLLPFMRTGFKIGRGEGVVLFVIYVAYTLYLIVW; translated from the coding sequence ATGCTGATTCCTGTACTTCTCGTGGCAGCCTCTTTGGTTGTACTTTATTTCGGGGCTGATTTTTTGGTAAAAGGTAGCGCGTCTTTGGCCGTGCGTTTTGGAATATCTCCTTTAGTTGTCGGTTTGACCGTGGTGGCTTTCGGAACAAGTGCACCGGAGTTGTTGGTTAGCGTGCAGTCGGCGTTGGAGGGTAATCCGGGTATTGCCGTGGGGAACGTGATGGGATCCAATATATTCAATGTTTGCGCTATTCTTGGTATTTCGGCTATGATTTACCCGTTGCGAGTGAATTCCCGGTTGATTCGTTTGGATGCGCCCGTGATGCTGGTGGCCACGTTGCTGTTCGTGGGGATATTTCGTAACGGGAGTTTCGGAAGATGGGCCGGAATCTTGTTTTTTGCCGGGATATGTGCTTATACGATTTACTGCGTGTACAAGGCCAAGCGGGGAGAGGCTGTTGAAGGGGACGAGGAAATCAAACCCACGAAGAGTTGGATGTTGGATGTCGTGTTGGTGATTGCGGGACTTGCTTTGTTGGTATGGGGATCGGGCTTGCTTGTCGATAATGCCGTGATTATCGCGAAAGCCCTGGGATGGAGCGAGGCGGTGATCGGGCTGACGATCGTGGCGGCAGGAACGAGTATGCCGGAACTGGCAACCTCCGTGGTGGCCGCGTTGAAGAAACGTACGGATATTGCTATCGGTAACGTGATCGGTTCGAATATATTCAATCTTTTGGCTGTTTTGGGATTAACCGCGACGATTGCGCCCGTGGAGACCAACCAGATTAACTGGACGGATATGCTGGTGATGCTCGGAACTTCTTTACTGCTTTTGCCTTTCATGCGCACGGGATTCAAGATCGGGCGGGGGGAAGGTGTGGTATTATTTGTTATTTATGTCGCTTATACATTGTATCTGATTGTTTGGTAA